The region GCGGGCGCGCTCGGGCAGCTCTCGCAGCAGGACATCAGTGGCGACCTCACCGCGGGCCTGCTCGCGGCGACGGCCGACCTCTCTGCGCTCGACACCGCGGCCGACCGGCTCGTCGCGGGCGGCGCGCCGCTGCGCGACGGCGCCGCGCAGCTCGCCGACGGCGCCGCACAGGCCTCTGCCGGGTCGCCGGCGCTCCGATCCGGCGCCGCGCAGCTCGCGAGCGGGCTCTCGCAGCTCGAGGGCGGCTTCGGCGCGTCGGTCTCGGGCGCCGCGCAGCTCGCCGGCGGCGCCGACGAGCTCGCGGCGGGCCTCGGCGACCTCGACTCCGGCGTCGGGCAGCTCGCCGGCGGTGCGCGCTCCGCGCAGTCGGGCGCCGGCGAGCTCGGCGACGGCGCGCGCGAGCTCGGCGACGGGCTCCGGCAGGGCGTCGACGCGCTGCCGCAGCTGAGCGAGGCAGAGCTCGACGACCTCGCCGACGTCGCGACGAACCCCGTCGGCTTCGACCTCGAGGAGCGCCGCGCGCTGCCGAGCGGCGAGGCTCGCATCGGCTCGCTCGCCGTGCCGGTCGGCCTGTGGCTCGGGGCGCTCGCGCTCGTGCTCGTGCTGGCCCGCTCCGCCCGCCGGGTCGCGGCGTCGGCGGAGACCGACGGCCGCGTGCTCACCGCGCTGCTCGTGCGCTCCGCGTGGATCGTCGCCCTGCAAGCGGTGCTCGCCGCGCTCGTGGTGCACGCGATCGGCGGCGTCGCGTGGTCGGCGCTGCCCATCACGCTCACGGTCTCGCTGCTCTTCGGCGCCGTCGCGACGCTCGCGAACCTCGCGCTCACCGCGTGGCTCGGCCCGGTCGGGGCGGTCGTCTCGCTCGTGCTGCTCGCCCTGCAGGCCGTCGCCGCGGGCGGCGTGCTGCCGCGCGACGTGCTCGGCTCCGCCTTCGCGTCGATCGCGCCGGTGCTGCCCATGACGCACGCCGTCGACGCGCTCGTCGCGGCCGCCGCGGGCTCAGGCTGGTCGGGCGGCGCGATCGCGATGCTCGTGCTCTTCGTCGCGATCGGGGTGCTCGCCTCGCTCCTCGCCGTGCGGTCGATGCGGCGGCGCGAGACGGCCGAGCGCATCCGGGCCCTCGATAGCCTGGCGCCCGTGACGGCGTGAGGGAGGCCGACATGGAGGGGACCGAGGTGGACGGTGGCGATGTGACCGATCGGCCGTGGCTGCGGCACTACGGCGAGGGCGTGCCGGCCGAGATCGAGGTGCCCGGCGGCTCCCTCATCGACCTCCTCGGCGACGCCGTGCGCCGCTTCGGCGGCAGCGTCGCGCTCGAGTTCTTCGGCGCCGAGACGACCTACGCCGAGCTCGGGCGCCGCGTCGCTCGAGCGGCGGAGGGCCTGCGACGGCTCGGGGTCGAGGCGGGCGATCGCGTGGCGATCGTGCTGCCGAACTGCCCCGAGCACATCGTCGCCTTCTACGCCGCGCTGCGGCTCGGCGCCGTCGTCGTCGAGCACAACCCGCTCTACACGCGCGCCGAGCTCGAGCACCAGTTCCGCGACCACGGCGCGACCGTCGCGGTCGCGTGGGACAAGGTCGCGCCGCTCGTGCAGGAGATGCCCGGGGTGCGGCACGTCGTCGCGGTCGACATGACCGCGAGCATGCCGCTCGGCAAGCGGCTCGCGCTGCGGCTGCCGATCGCGAAGGCGCGCGCCGCCCGCGCGCAGCTCACCGCCCCCGCGCCCGGCGCGATGGCGTGGCCGCGGCTGCTCGACCAGGGCGCGATCTTCGAGTCGCACGCGCGACCGGGCGCCGACGACCTCGCCGTCATCCAGTACACGAGCGGCACGACGGGCTCGCCGAAAGGCGCGATGCTCACGCACCGCAACCTCGGCGCGAACGCCGCGCAGGGCCGCGCGTGGGTGCCCGGCCTCGTCGCGGGGCAGGAGACGGTCTACGCCGTGCTGCCGATGTTCCACGCCTACGGGCTCACGCTGTGCCTCACCTTCGCGATGAGCATCGGCGCGCGGCTCGTGCTCTTCCCCAAGCCCGACGTCGAGCTCGTGCTCGCCGCGGCCAGGAAGCATCCGCCGACCTTCCTGCCCGCGGTGCCGCCCATCTACGACCGGCTCGCGCGCGCCGCGGTCGAGCGCGGCATCGACCTCTCGTCGGTGCGCTTCGCGATCTCGGGTGCGATGCCGCTCACGACCGAGATCCTCGAGCGGTGGGAGGCCGCGACGGGCGGCCTGCTCGTCGAGGGCTACGGCATGACCGAGGCCTCGCCCGTCGTGCTCGGCAACCCCGTCGGCCGCTCTCGCAGGCCCGGCGCGGTCGGCGTGCCCTTCCCGAGCACCGAGATCCGCGTCGTCGACCCCGAGGAGCCGAGCCGCGACCGCGCCCCCGGCGAGGCGGGCGAGCTGCTCGTGCGCGGGCCGCAGGTGTTCGGCGGCTACTGGGGCAAGCCCGACGAGACTGCCGCGTCGCTGCTGCCGGGCGGGTGGCTCCGCACCGGCGACATCGTCGAGGTCGACGGCGACGGCTTCGTCACGATCGTCGACCGCATCAAGGAGATCATCATCTCCGGCGGCTTCAACGTCATGCCGTCGGAGGTCGAGGCGACGCTCACGCGGTTCGAGGGCGTGACGGATGCGGCGGTCGTTGGCGTGCCGCGCGACGACGGCTCCGAGCAGGTCGTCGCCGCCGTGACTGTCGACGGCGACGTCGACGTGCAGGCCCTCCGCGAGCACTGCCGCGCATCGCTCGCCGCCTACAAGGTGCCGCGGCGCATCGAGGTCGTCGACGAGCTGCCCCGGTCGCAGATCGGCAAGGTGCTGCGGCGCGAGGTGCGGGACCGGCTGCTCGCCGACTGAGGCGCGCGACCCAGGTTCCGCCGACCGCGGGCTCAAGACCTGCTCATGCGGGCGGCCCGCTTGACAGGCGGTGTCAGGCAGCGCATGACGGCGGGCCCGCGCCCGGAAGCCCGCGTCGGATCGACTCGCTGCACGTCGACCACGGGGGAGACCTTCGACGTCGCCTCGAGCCCGGGTGACGGCGCCCTCGAAGGGGCAGCACCGCCCCGCCGAGCTCGGTGCCCGGCGGAGCGGCTCGCCTCGTCGGCGTCAGTCGAAGACGACGACGACCTTGTCGGCGGCGCCGGGCGTCTTCGCGAGCTCCAGGGCCTCGAGCGCGCGCTCGAACGGCAGCTCGTGGCTGACGATCTTCGCGTACTTGTCGGCGTGCGCGATGATCGCGTCGGTCACCTCGAAGATCTCGGTCGGGTAGCCCATCGCCATGCGGATGTCGAGCTCTTGCGAGAGGATCGCGCCGAAGTCGACCTCCACGGGCTTCTTGTGCACCGCGGGGATCGTGACGACGGCGCGGTGCTTCGCGAGCCGGAGCATCGACTGCACGACGACGGGTGCACCTGCCGCGTCGATGTAGATGTCGCTGCCCGCCTTGCCGCCGTTGCCGAGCGCGTCGGTCGCCTCGCCGTGCAGGGCGATCAAGCGCTCGGCGACGTCCTCCGTCGACGAGTCGATCACCGCATCCGCCCCCACCTCGAGCGCGACCCGGAGCCTCGAGGGCTGGATGTCGACGACGACGACGTGCTCGACGCCGGCTGCCTTGAGGCTGATGGTCGCGCCGAGGCCGATGGGTCCCGCGCCGAACACGACGGCGCGATCGCCCGCCTTCGCGCCGGAGCGGTTGACGGCGTGGTGCGCGACCGCCATCGGCTCG is a window of Agrococcus sp. Marseille-Q4369 DNA encoding:
- a CDS encoding long-chain-fatty-acid--CoA ligase, which encodes MEGTEVDGGDVTDRPWLRHYGEGVPAEIEVPGGSLIDLLGDAVRRFGGSVALEFFGAETTYAELGRRVARAAEGLRRLGVEAGDRVAIVLPNCPEHIVAFYAALRLGAVVVEHNPLYTRAELEHQFRDHGATVAVAWDKVAPLVQEMPGVRHVVAVDMTASMPLGKRLALRLPIAKARAARAQLTAPAPGAMAWPRLLDQGAIFESHARPGADDLAVIQYTSGTTGSPKGAMLTHRNLGANAAQGRAWVPGLVAGQETVYAVLPMFHAYGLTLCLTFAMSIGARLVLFPKPDVELVLAAARKHPPTFLPAVPPIYDRLARAAVERGIDLSSVRFAISGAMPLTTEILERWEAATGGLLVEGYGMTEASPVVLGNPVGRSRRPGAVGVPFPSTEIRVVDPEEPSRDRAPGEAGELLVRGPQVFGGYWGKPDETAASLLPGGWLRTGDIVEVDGDGFVTIVDRIKEIIISGGFNVMPSEVEATLTRFEGVTDAAVVGVPRDDGSEQVVAAVTVDGDVDVQALREHCRASLAAYKVPRRIEVVDELPRSQIGKVLRREVRDRLLAD
- a CDS encoding zinc-binding dehydrogenase; protein product: MRSVIITGVDRVEWAEVPEPEVGPRDVLLRVRACGICGSDAMYASVGGFPPHQGAMPLGHEPAAEVVEIGAEVTGIEVGDHVVVDTMRFTDGLLGSGGAQGALTELVLVKDHEPGVQLRSIPKEIPWHVAALNEPMAVAHHAVNRSGAKAGDRAVVFGAGPIGLGATISLKAAGVEHVVVVDIQPSRLRVALEVGADAVIDSSTEDVAERLIALHGEATDALGNGGKAGSDIYIDAAGAPVVVQSMLRLAKHRAVVTIPAVHKKPVEVDFGAILSQELDIRMAMGYPTEIFEVTDAIIAHADKYAKIVSHELPFERALEALELAKTPGAADKVVVVFD